The Chitinophaga niabensis genome segment GAAAAGGATGCCCTGAAGCTGGAACAGTTCATGCAGGATTTTGAAAGGTTAACTTACCTCTTCAGTAGTCCGAAATACATGGAAGTAGATGGTAAGAAACTGCTCTACATCACCAACGCCCAGAATTTATTTTCTGATAATAATAAATCCGTTTATGCTGCTCTCCGTGCACGCATTAAAGCCAAAGGTTTTGATGTGTACATTGTAGGCATGCAGGACAGGTGGACGCCTCCGGCCCGTTACTTTTTCCGTTACCAGGAATGTGTGGATGCTATCTACCACCAGAACTTCCGTCCTGATGGATTCGACAGGTTCTACCTGTTGCCGCAGATGATCAATGAGAACTGGAAGTATTCCAAAAAGTATTACAAGGATAACTGGAACGTAGATTATGTGGCGAATGTGTTCCCTGCTTATAACTGGCTGATCACTGCTCCCACCAGTCTCAATCCTAATGTAGAAAGAAAGGATAATGGCGCGATGTTCAAAAAGATGTGTAATGTAGCGAAGATGAATGCCAGTACTACCAATAAACTGATCCTGATAGATT includes the following:
- a CDS encoding glycoside hydrolase family 99-like domain-containing protein translates to MKKLLIYAAMISLAACSKDDGPKAEDHFMNYEIPEVPVTENYVVGAFYYELGSFNANIKEEPVVGKYTMPNGVVQPAIMTKHLEYATKAGIDYFLFSARSALRDNGAFKRDSTIIKSYLDNSAASNVKFAVTYNLNNGTYGISATAPLEKDALKLEQFMQDFERLTYLFSSPKYMEVDGKKLLYITNAQNLFSDNNKSVYAALRARIKAKGFDVYIVGMQDRWTPPARYFFRYQECVDAIYHQNFRPDGFDRFYLLPQMINENWKYSKKYYKDNWNVDYVANVFPAYNWLITAPTSLNPNVERKDNGAMFKKMCNVAKMNASTTNKLILIDSFNKWDEDLQIEPAKSYGELYLDIVRTQFKK